One window from the genome of Phycisphaerales bacterium encodes:
- a CDS encoding AAA family ATPase has translation MQDAPHPSDSPRRNGTLASHASACVAAGLCALPAIRRGEEKRVALSSWKPYQTRLPSGEELGSWFNPESSPSAMCLVCGSVSGHLEMIDFDNWDGGGGEAFEAWREAVEAAAPGLLERLVIETTPSGGRHVVYRCDTPVSGNTKLAQRRIDVDTDEPVVVGSKEYAPRRDAAGAWVVTVTIIETRGEGGLFLCDPSPGYEVVQGDLCEPPLISADERDVLLGCAWALDETPQPVIGGDLEPSNSSAFPNSCPSRPGDDFNDRGDPREVLLRHGWAMVRSGENEHWRRPGKLAGTSATLKDRVFYVFSSNASPFEAHKGYSPFAVYALLEHHGDFAAAASALATEGYGSREHTTGVDLSAFMTDMPPATGPLDPCPVPVGELVAAYPQLREPVIHGLLRAGETMNVIASPKTGKSWLTLDLAIAVATGRPWLGRYQTEAGPVLIIDNELHRETSAHRLPKVAQARGVAMREIAERIFVDNLRGRLQDIFTLAPYFEALEPGRFKVIVLDAFYRFMPAGGDENDNGTMANIYNRIDAFADRLGCCFVLIHHSTKGSQSGKSVTDVGAGAGAQSRATDTHLVLRPHEEDGVVVLDAAVRSWPPIDPTCLRWDFPVWSVDDTLDPASLKNERPGKKKDASPKADKPAEPSWGVERFVARFISTEPVGKAEIREDAKGEPGLSWRRVADLLDIAESRGLIYRWRVGRAHKVLFATVPQPAAGEEAGS, from the coding sequence ATGCAGGACGCGCCTCACCCATCCGATTCACCCCGTCGCAACGGCACGCTCGCTTCGCACGCATCGGCCTGCGTGGCCGCGGGGCTGTGCGCCCTGCCCGCGATCCGCCGCGGCGAGGAGAAGCGCGTCGCCCTTTCCTCGTGGAAGCCGTACCAGACGCGGCTGCCGTCGGGCGAAGAACTTGGATCGTGGTTCAACCCTGAATCGTCGCCCAGCGCGATGTGCCTGGTGTGCGGCTCGGTCTCGGGCCACCTCGAGATGATCGACTTCGACAACTGGGACGGCGGCGGCGGCGAGGCCTTCGAGGCGTGGCGCGAAGCGGTCGAGGCGGCAGCGCCGGGACTGCTGGAGCGGCTGGTCATCGAGACAACGCCTTCGGGTGGGAGGCACGTCGTCTACCGCTGCGACACGCCCGTGTCGGGCAACACCAAGCTGGCCCAGCGCCGGATTGACGTCGATACCGACGAGCCGGTCGTCGTGGGCAGCAAGGAGTACGCGCCGAGGCGCGACGCGGCGGGCGCGTGGGTGGTCACGGTGACCATCATCGAGACCCGGGGCGAGGGCGGGCTGTTCCTCTGCGACCCGTCGCCGGGCTACGAGGTCGTCCAGGGCGATTTGTGCGAGCCGCCGCTGATCAGTGCCGACGAGCGGGATGTGCTGCTCGGGTGTGCGTGGGCGCTGGACGAAACGCCCCAGCCGGTGATCGGCGGTGATCTCGAACCCTCCAACTCTTCGGCATTCCCGAATAGTTGCCCCTCCCGCCCCGGCGACGACTTCAACGACCGGGGCGACCCGCGCGAGGTCCTGCTCCGGCACGGCTGGGCGATGGTCCGCTCCGGGGAGAACGAGCATTGGCGTCGGCCCGGAAAGTTGGCGGGGACGAGCGCGACGCTCAAGGACCGGGTCTTCTACGTCTTCAGCTCCAACGCCTCACCGTTCGAGGCGCACAAGGGCTACTCACCGTTCGCGGTCTACGCGCTGCTCGAGCACCACGGCGACTTCGCGGCCGCGGCGTCAGCCCTCGCGACCGAGGGCTACGGCTCGCGCGAGCACACGACCGGCGTCGACCTCTCGGCGTTCATGACCGACATGCCGCCAGCGACCGGGCCGCTCGATCCCTGCCCCGTGCCGGTGGGCGAGCTCGTCGCGGCGTACCCGCAACTGCGTGAGCCCGTGATCCACGGCCTGCTCCGCGCCGGCGAGACGATGAACGTGATCGCCAGCCCCAAGACCGGCAAGAGCTGGCTCACGCTCGATCTGGCGATCGCCGTCGCCACCGGTCGGCCGTGGCTTGGGCGATACCAGACCGAGGCCGGGCCAGTCCTGATCATCGACAACGAACTGCACCGCGAGACCAGCGCCCACCGCCTACCGAAGGTCGCCCAGGCCCGGGGCGTGGCGATGCGCGAGATCGCCGAGCGGATCTTCGTGGACAACCTGCGCGGTCGGCTGCAGGACATCTTCACGCTCGCGCCGTACTTCGAGGCTCTCGAGCCCGGGCGGTTCAAGGTCATCGTGCTCGACGCGTTCTACCGCTTCATGCCCGCCGGCGGCGACGAGAACGACAACGGCACGATGGCCAACATCTACAACCGCATCGACGCCTTCGCGGATCGCCTCGGCTGCTGCTTCGTGCTCATCCACCACTCGACCAAGGGCAGCCAGAGCGGCAAAAGCGTGACCGACGTTGGGGCCGGGGCAGGCGCACAGTCCCGGGCGACCGACACGCACCTGGTCCTGCGGCCGCACGAGGAGGACGGCGTGGTCGTGCTCGACGCGGCCGTACGGTCCTGGCCGCCCATCGACCCGACCTGCCTGCGGTGGGACTTCCCGGTGTGGTCGGTGGACGACACGCTCGACCCGGCGTCGCTCAAGAACGAGCGGCCGGGCAAGAAGAAGGACGCCTCGCCCAAGGCGGACAAGCCCGCGGAGCCGTCGTGGGGTGTGGAGCGGTTTGTCGCCCGGTTCATTTCAACCGAGCCCGTCGGGAAGGCCGAGATCCGCGAGGACGCCAAGGGCGAGCCCGGGCTGTCCTGGCGTCGCGTGGCGGACCTGCTGGACATCGCCGAGAGCCGCGGGCTGATCTACCGCTGGCGGGTCGGCCGGGCCCACAAGGTGCTCTTCGCCACCGTGCCTCAGCCCGCCGCGGGCGAGGAGGCCGGGTCATGA
- a CDS encoding DNA modification methylase has protein sequence MKIELRPLADITPYENNPRINDQAVDAVAESIARFGFRQPIVVDEAGVIICGHTRFKAATKMGLAQVPVHVATDLTPEQIRAYRIADNRTAELSEWNMELLPLELADLQDVGLDWSLLGFDDRELQKMLDQGAKAGLTEPDAIPEPPDEATTVRGDIWILGEHRLMCGDSSLPEDMARLLAGEPVQLVNTDPPYNVAVQPRSNNAFVTGQTNFAPKKQHASKRDRGLDAKRKAGPSKGTTTKLRAKDRPLANDFVSDQEFDRLLMAWFQNAADALEPGRAFYIWGGYANIANYPRALEAAGLKFSQQIIWHKMHPVISRKDFMGDHEWCFYGWREGKAHVFLGPNNVPDVWQVKKVNPQSMVHLTEKPVELAVRAMQYSSKPGERVLDIFGGSGSTLIAAEQTERKALLMELDPLYCDVIVKRWEEFTGRKAEREKAPATAEA, from the coding sequence ATGAAGATCGAACTGCGTCCCCTCGCCGACATCACCCCGTACGAGAACAACCCCCGGATCAACGACCAGGCGGTCGATGCGGTCGCCGAGAGCATCGCCCGCTTCGGGTTCCGCCAACCGATCGTCGTGGACGAGGCCGGCGTGATCATCTGCGGGCACACCCGCTTCAAGGCCGCGACGAAAATGGGTCTGGCCCAGGTGCCGGTGCATGTCGCGACCGACCTCACGCCCGAGCAGATCCGGGCGTACCGCATCGCCGACAACCGGACGGCCGAGCTGTCCGAGTGGAACATGGAACTGCTGCCGCTCGAGCTGGCCGACCTTCAGGACGTCGGGCTCGACTGGTCGCTGCTGGGCTTCGACGATCGCGAGTTGCAGAAGATGCTCGATCAGGGCGCGAAGGCCGGGCTGACCGAACCCGACGCGATCCCCGAGCCACCCGACGAGGCGACGACGGTTCGAGGGGACATCTGGATCCTCGGCGAGCACCGGCTGATGTGCGGCGACTCGTCGCTGCCAGAGGACATGGCGCGGCTGCTCGCCGGCGAGCCAGTGCAGCTCGTGAACACCGACCCGCCCTACAACGTTGCGGTCCAGCCGCGGTCCAACAACGCGTTCGTGACCGGGCAGACCAACTTCGCCCCCAAGAAGCAGCACGCCAGCAAGCGCGACCGCGGGCTCGACGCGAAGCGCAAGGCCGGTCCGAGCAAGGGCACCACCACCAAGCTGCGAGCCAAGGACCGGCCGCTGGCGAACGACTTCGTCTCCGACCAGGAGTTCGACCGGCTGCTCATGGCGTGGTTCCAGAACGCGGCCGACGCGCTCGAGCCCGGGCGGGCGTTCTACATCTGGGGCGGCTACGCGAACATCGCCAACTACCCGCGGGCGCTCGAGGCGGCGGGGCTGAAGTTCAGTCAGCAGATCATCTGGCACAAGATGCACCCGGTGATCAGCCGCAAGGACTTCATGGGTGACCACGAGTGGTGCTTCTACGGCTGGCGCGAGGGCAAGGCCCACGTGTTCCTGGGGCCGAACAACGTGCCGGATGTCTGGCAGGTCAAGAAGGTCAACCCGCAGAGCATGGTTCACCTGACCGAGAAGCCGGTCGAGCTGGCGGTGCGGGCGATGCAGTACTCGTCCAAGCCGGGCGAGCGGGTGCTCGACATCTTCGGCGGCTCCGGGTCGACGCTGATCGCCGCGGAGCAGACCGAGCGCAAGGCACTGCTCATGGAACTCGACCCGCTGTACTGCGACGTGATCGTGAAGCGCTGGGAGGAGTTTACGGGGCGGAAGGCCGAACGAGAGAAAGCCCCGGCGACGGCCGAGGCGTGA
- a CDS encoding winged helix-turn-helix domain-containing protein has product MTKKTTPKKKTTTKNASTKATPKKTPAKKTPRMSASAARAEGAAKTKRARQAKAVSQDHEVPSPKEIANDANLEAYAKGKVPKQPRPKKPATDRKPSGLDLAAKVLAEASEPLAAKAIAERAIAAGWTTSGKTPHATLYAAIIREISKKGDAARFKKTDRGLFVAAEPKGGR; this is encoded by the coding sequence ATGACGAAGAAGACCACCCCCAAGAAGAAGACGACCACCAAGAACGCCAGCACCAAGGCGACCCCGAAGAAGACCCCGGCCAAGAAGACGCCCCGCATGTCCGCGAGCGCCGCCCGAGCCGAGGGCGCGGCGAAGACCAAGCGGGCCCGGCAGGCCAAGGCCGTCTCGCAGGACCACGAGGTGCCCAGCCCGAAGGAGATCGCCAACGACGCGAATCTGGAGGCGTACGCGAAGGGCAAAGTCCCCAAGCAGCCGCGCCCGAAGAAGCCCGCGACGGATCGCAAGCCGAGCGGGCTCGACCTCGCCGCGAAGGTCCTCGCCGAAGCGAGCGAGCCCCTGGCTGCTAAGGCCATCGCCGAGCGGGCGATCGCGGCGGGCTGGACCACCAGCGGCAAGACGCCGCACGCCACGCTCTACGCCGCGATCATCCGAGAGATCTCGAAGAAGGGCGACGCGGCCCGCTTCAAGAAGACCGACCGAGGTCTGTTCGTCGCCGCCGAGCCGAAGGGGGGCCGCTGA
- a CDS encoding nucleotidyl transferase AbiEii/AbiGii toxin family protein codes for MNLSRERLLAESASLSFRPEILEKVARLLSLLEAIRKHPHLKERVALKGGTALNLFLFDVPRLSVDIDLNYIGSTDREAMLAERPEVERAIQVVSQAEGLAITRAPADHAGGKWRMRYQSVLGGNGNIEVDLNFMFRIPLWPAGPMDSRPLGHFSAQRVPVLDIHEIAAGKFAALFARHASRDLFDAHALLGRSDLDDTRLRSGFVAIGAMNRKDWRTVTLDDIAFEPQELQDQLVPVLRHQTREQAGDFEDWARRLVSECQQGLERLLPFRDNEREFLDRLLDHGEARPELITADSDLAERVAGHPLIAWKAQNVRQHHGE; via the coding sequence ATGAATCTTTCACGAGAGCGCCTGCTCGCCGAGTCCGCCTCGCTGTCCTTCCGCCCAGAGATCCTGGAGAAAGTCGCGCGACTTCTATCACTGCTCGAAGCGATCCGCAAGCATCCGCACCTCAAGGAGCGTGTGGCGCTCAAGGGAGGCACAGCGCTGAATCTCTTCCTGTTCGATGTGCCTCGGCTGTCGGTGGACATCGACCTGAACTACATCGGCTCGACGGACCGGGAGGCCATGCTCGCCGAGCGGCCCGAGGTCGAGCGCGCGATCCAAGTAGTCAGCCAGGCCGAAGGGCTCGCGATCACCCGAGCGCCCGCGGACCACGCGGGCGGCAAGTGGCGGATGCGATACCAGAGCGTGCTGGGCGGGAACGGCAACATCGAAGTCGATCTCAACTTCATGTTCCGAATCCCGCTGTGGCCGGCGGGGCCCATGGACTCGCGCCCGCTCGGCCACTTCTCCGCCCAGCGGGTACCGGTCCTCGACATCCACGAGATCGCCGCAGGGAAGTTCGCGGCCCTGTTCGCCCGGCATGCCAGCAGGGATCTGTTCGATGCCCACGCCTTGCTCGGGCGCAGCGATCTTGACGACACACGACTGCGTAGTGGGTTCGTCGCAATCGGTGCGATGAATCGGAAGGACTGGAGAACTGTCACGCTCGATGACATCGCCTTTGAACCGCAGGAACTGCAGGACCAACTGGTCCCGGTACTCCGCCATCAAACACGAGAGCAGGCCGGGGACTTTGAGGACTGGGCTCGGCGTCTTGTATCCGAGTGCCAACAGGGCCTGGAGCGATTGCTCCCCTTCCGGGACAATGAGCGGGAGTTTCTCGATCGGCTGCTCGATCACGGTGAAGCCCGGCCGGAGTTGATCACCGCAGATTCAGATCTTGCTGAGCGCGTCGCCGGGCATCCACTGATCGCGTGGAAAGCCCAGAATGTCCGGCAGCACCACGGTGAGTAG
- a CDS encoding phage portal protein: MLKRLLAPLSRQADPVRTASAIMPQRARMVRARFDSAQTTADNRRHWAAADGLSPNAAVSPEVRRILRNRARYEVANNSYAKGIVLTLANDTIGTGPRLQMLTPDASVNARVEEAFEAWSAAIDLPGKLRSMRMARAESGEAFGLLISSPGLDTPVKLDLRLLEPDQVCTPWFGRTPTGQAVTDVDGIVFDASGLPVAYHVLRHHPGDGAWHAVRDHDTYPAASVLHYFRPDRPGQWRGIPDITPALPLFAQLRRYTLAVIAAAETAADFAAVLYTDAPANGEADPLEPMDEVELEKRMATVLPGGWKLGQVHAEHPSTTYGEFKREILNEIARCLNMPFNVAAGNSSGYNYASGRLDHQTYFKSIRVEQHRLQQTVLDRLLRAWLDEAALVEGLLPQAMRVRGAATPHVWFWDGVEHVDPAKEASAQATRLANHTTTLAHEFARQGRDWEDELRQRAKELALMRELGLPVTTNAGGPSDTAGEPAPEDTNPDTDETVTDEATKEAA, encoded by the coding sequence ATGCTGAAGCGCCTGCTCGCCCCGCTCTCGCGCCAGGCCGACCCGGTCCGGACCGCCTCGGCGATCATGCCTCAGCGGGCACGGATGGTCCGGGCACGGTTCGACTCGGCCCAGACCACCGCCGACAACCGCCGACACTGGGCCGCGGCCGACGGGCTCTCGCCCAACGCGGCCGTCAGCCCCGAGGTGCGGCGCATCCTGCGCAACCGCGCTCGCTACGAGGTGGCGAACAACTCCTACGCCAAGGGCATCGTCCTCACGCTGGCCAACGACACCATCGGCACCGGGCCGCGGCTGCAGATGCTCACGCCCGACGCTTCGGTCAACGCCCGCGTTGAGGAAGCCTTCGAGGCTTGGTCGGCGGCGATCGACCTGCCCGGCAAGCTCCGCAGCATGCGGATGGCCCGGGCCGAGAGCGGCGAGGCGTTCGGCCTTCTGATCTCCAGCCCCGGGCTCGACACACCCGTCAAACTCGACCTGCGCCTGCTCGAACCCGATCAGGTCTGCACGCCGTGGTTCGGGCGTACGCCCACCGGTCAGGCGGTGACCGATGTCGACGGCATCGTTTTCGACGCCAGCGGGCTGCCGGTGGCGTACCACGTGCTGCGGCACCACCCCGGCGACGGGGCGTGGCATGCCGTTCGAGACCACGACACCTACCCGGCCGCCTCCGTGCTGCACTACTTCCGGCCCGACCGGCCAGGGCAATGGCGCGGCATCCCGGACATCACACCCGCCCTGCCGCTCTTCGCGCAGCTCCGCCGCTACACGCTGGCGGTGATCGCCGCCGCCGAGACGGCCGCGGACTTCGCGGCGGTGCTCTACACCGATGCACCCGCCAACGGCGAGGCCGACCCGCTCGAGCCGATGGACGAGGTCGAACTCGAGAAGCGGATGGCCACCGTGCTGCCCGGCGGCTGGAAGCTCGGGCAGGTCCACGCCGAGCACCCGTCAACGACCTACGGCGAGTTCAAGCGCGAGATCCTCAACGAGATCGCCCGCTGCCTGAACATGCCCTTCAACGTCGCGGCCGGGAACAGCTCGGGCTACAACTACGCCTCGGGCCGCCTGGACCACCAGACCTACTTCAAGAGCATCCGCGTCGAGCAGCACCGCCTCCAGCAGACGGTGCTGGACCGCTTGCTGCGCGCCTGGCTCGACGAGGCCGCGCTGGTCGAGGGGCTGCTGCCCCAGGCGATGCGTGTGCGCGGCGCAGCCACACCACACGTCTGGTTCTGGGACGGCGTCGAGCACGTCGACCCGGCCAAGGAAGCTAGCGCGCAGGCGACGCGCCTTGCCAACCACACCACAACGCTCGCGCACGAGTTCGCACGCCAGGGACGCGACTGGGAGGACGAGCTCCGCCAGCGGGCCAAGGAACTGGCCCTCATGCGCGAGCTGGGGCTGCCGGTCACCACCAATGCTGGCGGCCCAAGCGACACAGCGGGCGAGCCCGCACCCGAAGACACCAACCCCGACACCGACGAGACCGTCACCGACGAAGCCACCAAGGAGGCCGCGTAG
- a CDS encoding Mu-like prophage major head subunit gpT family protein, whose amino-acid sequence MSHHRMIQASAAPAQPTALAHLNPGSHPKTLALTAQAEFEIEGAEAADSASAPLPRFRMMAYSGGPMRVAGWRHPVVIDLAGLAIPSPSRPIRFGHDATAGVGHTDQVMVEDGRLVATGMISRDTPAAREVVVSARNGFPWQASVGASVEAFEFLRENQTATVNGREVAGPLNIVRKSTLGEISFVDLGADGSTSATIAAGAAAGDDASDPVQGAGNPAPEANQPAITDPVQAMRQQIAAESERIAAVRRLCAGQHPEIEARSIREGWDATKTELEVLRASRPKAPAIHAPAAPAVNQRVLEAACVLSGRLTTPERHCAEQDLEAATRAFGQSIGLQELLLHAAWANGYTGRTFRDWHGVMDAAFGRGIEASNSTISIGGILSNVANKFLLEGFFSVERTWRNITAVRSVTDFKAVTSYRLTGNDQYERIAPGGEIKHGTLGEETYTNRAETYGLMLSIDRTDIINDDLGAITSVPRKLGAGSGKTINDIFWKTFLASSGFYTAGNNNYLAGADTALSIDGLTKAEVAFMDQVDSDGKPLGVMPQVLLVPTALSALGSQLFKSMELRDNTSSAKYPVTNPHQGKFRVEVSRYLGNAAYPGQSSKAWYMLASPADLPVIEVAFLNGQEAPTIETAEQSFNRLGIQMRGYHDFGVALQDPRGGVKSKGEA is encoded by the coding sequence ATGTCACACCACCGCATGATCCAGGCGTCCGCTGCTCCCGCGCAGCCCACTGCCCTTGCTCACCTGAACCCCGGCTCGCACCCCAAGACGCTGGCGCTCACCGCGCAGGCGGAGTTCGAGATCGAGGGTGCTGAAGCCGCTGATAGTGCTTCGGCTCCCCTGCCGCGGTTCCGGATGATGGCCTACAGCGGCGGGCCGATGCGCGTCGCCGGCTGGCGGCACCCGGTCGTGATCGACCTGGCCGGACTGGCGATCCCCTCGCCGTCGCGGCCGATCCGGTTCGGGCACGACGCGACGGCGGGCGTCGGGCACACCGACCAGGTGATGGTCGAAGACGGTCGGCTGGTGGCGACGGGGATGATCTCCCGCGACACGCCCGCGGCCCGCGAGGTCGTGGTCTCAGCGCGCAACGGCTTCCCCTGGCAGGCGTCGGTGGGCGCGAGCGTCGAGGCGTTCGAGTTCCTCCGCGAGAACCAGACCGCGACGGTCAACGGCCGCGAGGTCGCCGGCCCCTTGAACATCGTGCGCAAGTCCACGCTCGGCGAGATCAGCTTCGTCGACCTCGGGGCTGACGGCTCGACCTCGGCGACCATCGCCGCGGGCGCTGCCGCAGGGGACGATGCATCCGATCCCGTCCAGGGCGCGGGCAATCCTGCGCCCGAAGCGAACCAACCCGCGATCACCGACCCGGTGCAGGCCATGCGGCAGCAAATCGCCGCCGAGAGCGAGCGGATCGCCGCCGTGCGACGCCTGTGCGCGGGCCAGCATCCGGAAATCGAGGCCCGCTCGATCCGCGAGGGCTGGGACGCGACCAAGACCGAGCTGGAGGTCCTGCGGGCCAGCCGGCCCAAGGCCCCTGCCATCCACGCCCCCGCCGCGCCAGCGGTGAACCAGCGGGTACTCGAAGCCGCGTGCGTTCTCTCTGGTCGTCTGACCACCCCGGAGCGTCACTGCGCCGAGCAGGATCTGGAAGCCGCGACGCGGGCCTTTGGGCAGTCGATCGGGCTCCAGGAACTGCTGCTCCACGCCGCGTGGGCCAACGGCTACACCGGCCGGACCTTCCGCGACTGGCACGGCGTGATGGACGCGGCCTTCGGACGCGGGATCGAGGCATCCAACAGCACGATCAGCATCGGCGGCATCCTCTCGAACGTCGCCAACAAGTTCCTGCTCGAAGGCTTCTTCAGCGTCGAGCGCACCTGGCGGAACATCACCGCCGTGCGCAGCGTGACGGACTTCAAGGCCGTCACCAGCTACCGCCTGACGGGCAACGACCAGTACGAGCGCATCGCGCCCGGCGGCGAGATCAAGCACGGCACCCTGGGCGAGGAGACCTACACCAACCGGGCCGAGACGTACGGCCTCATGCTGTCGATCGATCGCACCGACATCATCAACGACGATCTGGGCGCGATCACCAGCGTGCCCCGCAAGCTCGGAGCGGGTTCGGGCAAGACCATCAACGACATCTTCTGGAAGACCTTCCTGGCCAGCTCGGGCTTCTACACGGCGGGCAACAACAACTACCTCGCCGGCGCGGACACCGCCCTGTCGATCGACGGGCTGACCAAGGCCGAGGTCGCCTTCATGGACCAGGTGGATTCCGACGGCAAGCCGCTGGGGGTGATGCCGCAGGTGCTGCTGGTGCCCACAGCGCTGTCGGCGCTGGGCAGCCAGCTCTTCAAGAGCATGGAACTGCGTGACAACACCTCGAGCGCCAAGTACCCGGTGACCAACCCGCACCAGGGCAAGTTCCGCGTCGAGGTCAGCCGCTACCTGGGCAACGCGGCCTACCCGGGCCAATCGAGCAAAGCCTGGTACATGCTCGCTTCACCGGCGGACCTGCCGGTCATCGAGGTGGCGTTCCTCAACGGACAAGAGGCCCCGACCATCGAGACCGCCGAGCAGAGCTTCAACCGGCTGGGGATCCAGATGCGCGGCTACCACGACTTCGGCGTGGCGCTGCAGGACCCGCGTGGCGGCGTGAAGAGCAAGGGTGAGGCATGA
- a CDS encoding DUF2190 family protein — MATTFVQQGAAIDYTPGADTPAGTVVVQGDLVGVTRVDLKAGQLGALAVEGVFDFPKATTAGTGFTAGQLAYWDNTNDVATKTATGNKLIGKAVRAAAEADATVRIRLSQ, encoded by the coding sequence ATGGCAACCACATTCGTACAGCAGGGCGCGGCGATCGACTACACGCCGGGGGCAGACACGCCCGCGGGCACGGTCGTTGTGCAGGGCGATCTGGTCGGGGTCACCCGGGTGGATCTCAAGGCGGGCCAGCTCGGGGCGCTGGCGGTCGAGGGGGTCTTCGACTTCCCCAAGGCGACCACCGCGGGCACGGGCTTCACCGCCGGGCAGCTCGCCTACTGGGACAACACCAACGACGTGGCGACCAAGACCGCGACGGGCAACAAGCTCATCGGCAAGGCGGTGCGGGCCGCGGCGGAAGCCGACGCGACCGTCCGCATCCGGCTGTCGCAGTAA
- a CDS encoding phage tail tube protein has protein sequence MAIKLGMEAKLLYLVGGQGGAGTWTAMDNVRDVTLSLEAGEADVTTRANAGWRATVATLKEASVEWEMVWDTADAGFGAIKDAFFNNDLIGLQILDEADGQGLQADFSITNFSRNEALEEAITVSVTAKVTYSDTAPSWIGG, from the coding sequence ATGGCAATCAAGCTCGGCATGGAGGCCAAGCTGCTCTACCTGGTCGGCGGCCAGGGCGGGGCCGGCACGTGGACGGCGATGGACAACGTTCGGGACGTGACCCTCAGCCTGGAAGCGGGCGAGGCCGATGTGACCACCCGCGCCAACGCGGGCTGGCGCGCCACGGTCGCCACGCTCAAGGAGGCAAGCGTCGAGTGGGAGATGGTCTGGGACACCGCCGACGCGGGGTTCGGAGCCATCAAGGACGCGTTCTTCAACAACGACTTGATCGGGCTGCAGATCCTCGACGAGGCCGACGGCCAGGGGCTGCAGGCGGACTTCTCGATCACGAACTTCAGCCGCAACGAGGCGCTCGAGGAAGCCATCACCGTCTCGGTGACGGCCAAGGTGACCTACTCGGACACGGCTCCGAGCTGGATCGGCGGATAA
- a CDS encoding methyltransferase domain-containing protein — MSQATNDIETRRDHERAKYLELAARPSSAYGSTNHGRRAVPIVRAWKPRFVVDFGCGRNDFIRQLRRLGIDGLGVDFAFDNADVVKPMHATGFVEGVADVVTCFDALEHLLPEDVNPVLAEMRRVARPRGWFCVSVCTRPSRITALGENLHPTVRPMNWWLDRIGRVGAVTDRRAGSRYIIGRFTR, encoded by the coding sequence ATGAGCCAAGCCACGAACGATATCGAAACCCGCCGCGACCACGAGCGGGCCAAGTACCTCGAACTGGCCGCGCGGCCGAGCTCGGCGTATGGCTCGACAAACCATGGCCGCCGCGCGGTCCCGATCGTACGGGCCTGGAAGCCTCGCTTCGTCGTCGACTTCGGCTGCGGCCGCAACGACTTCATCCGGCAACTGCGCCGGCTCGGCATCGACGGTTTGGGCGTGGACTTCGCGTTCGACAACGCCGATGTCGTCAAGCCGATGCACGCGACGGGCTTCGTGGAAGGCGTGGCCGACGTGGTCACCTGCTTCGACGCCCTCGAGCACCTGCTGCCCGAGGACGTGAACCCGGTGCTGGCCGAGATGCGGCGCGTCGCCCGGCCGCGGGGGTGGTTCTGCGTCTCGGTGTGCACTCGCCCCAGCCGCATCACCGCCCTGGGCGAGAACCTGCACCCGACCGTGCGGCCCATGAACTGGTGGCTCGACCGCATCGGGCGCGTGGGCGCGGTGACCGATCGCCGGGCGGGCAGTCGCTACATCATCGGGAGGTTCACCCGCTGA